The Agaribacterium sp. ZY112 genome includes the window CAAACGAATCCAGAGAAGATATCACATAGGACAGACGGAGTATCTTAAACAAAGGGTTACCCGCAAACTGTCTTTCCACTTCCTCTTTCATTGCAGCATATTCTCCGAAGGGATTTGTTGTTGACTCTTCGTCAACAACACTCTCCGATTCACCATATACTACATCACTTGAGAAAAAGAGAACCTTAACTCCCCTCTCAAGGAAACGAGAGATTGCATATTTAGTACCAACAACATTTATTCGATATGCAAAGTCATATTCTCGTGAGCAGCGATCAGGGGAAGATATAGCTGCAGTAAAGATCACGGTATCCCCTACCCCAAACTCTGAATAGTCAAAGTCCCGAGGATTAGCCAATTCAAAACGATAATCAGCTCCGTCTTGTGTTGAAGTCGACAAAAAGTCATCTCTCATTCGAAGTAAGTGTTTCGCTACTACACCATTTCGCCCAACCACTAGAACCTTTGATAAATTTCTTTCCACTTTTTCTCCCTACAAACGATTAAACACGATCATTGGAATGAGTTTTAATAATTTATAGTATCTACGAATCCTTGAAGGCTGAAGAATTAGACGGTAAATCCCCTCTAGACCAAGTTTCGTCAAAATACCCGGGGCCCTTTTATACTTTCCAGCCACCATATCTATGGCGCCGCCGAAGAATAATACATATCTAACACC containing:
- a CDS encoding NAD-dependent epimerase/dehydratase family protein, producing MERNLSKVLVVGRNGVVAKHLLRMRDDFLSTSTQDGADYRFELANPRDFDYSEFGVGDTVIFTAAISSPDRCSREYDFAYRINVVGTKYAISRFLERGVKVLFFSSDVVYGESESVVDEESTTNPFGEYAAMKEEVERQFAGNPLFKILRLSYVISSLDSFVQYVVSCIKSGEEAEVFYPLSRKVIDVEDVVEATIRIVEDWDAYKYPVLNLCGEVDVQREEIAQLIDSSSQSAERLKYRCVDLPEGFWDSRPKIINVESRHLSSLLGRKPRSIEYTCKNIMLEYS